A stretch of DNA from Gimesia chilikensis:
ACCGTCCCTGGCAGGATGGAAAGCTGGCTTACGAAATCGAAGGCCACATGAAAGGCCTGCACTACCTGGTGTATTTCACCATGCCTGGTAGCGGAATGGATGTTATCACCCGTTCCTGTCACCTGAGCGACATTGTGATTCGCCAGATGGTCATCAAGCAGCCTCAGACACTGTTTGATGCCATGGTATCTGCCATCGATCCTTCCGCTGCACCAGAAACGGTTAGCGAAGGCGGTGATGATAGCGTCGACTACGATGCTCTCAACGACGATGATGACGACGACAGCGACAACTAAGACGTCTGCATCT
This window harbors:
- the rpsF gene encoding 30S ribosomal protein S6; amino-acid sequence: MVNYEGMFLLDSGKFAADHEGTIAHVLEILSKAGAEVVAHRPWQDGKLAYEIEGHMKGLHYLVYFTMPGSGMDVITRSCHLSDIVIRQMVIKQPQTLFDAMVSAIDPSAAPETVSEGGDDSVDYDALNDDDDDDSDN